In Opitutaceae bacterium TAV5, one genomic interval encodes:
- a CDS encoding glycogen branching protein (catalyzes the transfer of a segment of a 1,4-alpha-D-glucan chain to a primary hydroxy group in a similar glucan chain), which yields MIISPSELKSFLEATNAQPHSFLGMHPARKGKTAGLVVRAFLKDAVRCEVVEVTPAPAPSAPAGRSKARRGGKKSAAAKTASATTSAAPAVAAPAAHEMEQIAPEGFFELFLPRRDFFRYQLRATYANGHIFQVFDPYSFLPTLGEQDLYLFNEGNEHRIYEKLGAHPRVIDGVAGVSFAVWAPSARRVSVVGNFNQWDGRSCPMRSLGASGVWELFLPSLGEGELYKYEIFDQAGNIRIKTDPYGTRFEAPPGNASIVCNPCKHAWGDDAWLARRREQAADPDRAISIYEVHLGSWKRKVEDGDRVFSYRELAPQLADYALEHGFTHIEVMPVAEHPFDGSWGYQVTGFYAPTQRYGTPEDFAFFVDHLHQRGLGIIVDWVPAHFPRDAFALAEFDGTHLYEHSDPRQGAHMDWGTLIFNYGRHEVRCFLIANALSWFDRYHIDGLRVDAVASMLYLDYSRKEGEWIPNKFGGRENLDAIDFLRETNRLVHEYYPGALMIAEESTAFAGISKPVAEGGIGFDFKWNMGWMHDTLSFFEKDPVHRRWHHNELTFGALYQYSEKFVTVFSHDEVVHGKGSLLMKMGAGDIPGKAANLRALYGHMWTWPGKKLLFMGGEFGQSSEWAYARQLDWHLLQYLDHDGIRLLVRDLNRLYRDEPALHATDLTSKGFRWIAGDDAAASVIAFLRISPDGKTKLAVVGHFTPLVREGYRIGVPHGGWWQEIMNTNSAWYGGTGLGNDGGKHAQPVAAHGFDESLLLTLPPMSVTVFRHAGD from the coding sequence ATGATCATCAGCCCCTCCGAACTCAAGTCGTTCCTCGAAGCCACCAACGCCCAGCCCCATTCCTTTCTTGGCATGCACCCCGCCAGAAAGGGCAAAACCGCGGGTCTCGTGGTGCGTGCTTTCCTGAAGGATGCCGTGCGTTGCGAAGTCGTCGAGGTCACGCCTGCGCCGGCCCCTTCCGCGCCTGCCGGCAGGAGCAAGGCGCGCAGGGGCGGCAAAAAATCCGCCGCTGCGAAAACCGCTTCGGCAACGACCTCCGCCGCCCCCGCTGTGGCCGCTCCCGCCGCCCACGAGATGGAGCAGATCGCGCCCGAGGGGTTTTTTGAACTCTTCCTCCCGCGCCGCGACTTTTTCCGCTACCAGCTCCGCGCCACCTACGCCAACGGGCATATCTTCCAGGTGTTCGATCCCTATTCCTTCCTTCCCACGCTCGGCGAACAGGACCTGTACCTGTTCAACGAGGGCAACGAGCACCGCATCTACGAAAAACTCGGCGCCCACCCGCGCGTGATCGACGGTGTGGCCGGCGTGTCGTTCGCCGTCTGGGCGCCCTCGGCCCGCCGCGTTTCCGTCGTGGGCAATTTCAACCAGTGGGACGGCCGCTCCTGCCCGATGCGTTCGCTCGGCGCCTCCGGCGTCTGGGAACTGTTCCTGCCCTCGCTCGGCGAAGGCGAGCTCTACAAATACGAGATCTTCGACCAGGCCGGAAATATCCGCATCAAGACCGATCCCTACGGCACCCGGTTCGAGGCTCCCCCCGGCAACGCGTCCATCGTCTGCAACCCGTGCAAACACGCGTGGGGCGACGACGCCTGGCTCGCCCGCCGCCGCGAGCAGGCTGCCGACCCTGACCGCGCGATTTCGATTTACGAGGTCCACCTCGGCTCATGGAAACGCAAGGTCGAGGATGGCGACCGCGTGTTCTCCTACCGCGAACTCGCCCCGCAACTGGCCGATTATGCGCTCGAACACGGTTTCACGCACATCGAGGTCATGCCCGTGGCGGAGCACCCCTTCGACGGCTCGTGGGGTTACCAGGTCACCGGTTTCTACGCGCCGACGCAGCGTTACGGTACGCCGGAGGATTTTGCGTTTTTCGTCGATCACCTCCACCAGCGCGGCCTCGGCATCATCGTGGACTGGGTGCCTGCGCATTTCCCGCGCGATGCGTTTGCCCTCGCCGAATTCGACGGCACGCACCTTTACGAACACTCCGACCCGCGCCAGGGCGCGCACATGGACTGGGGAACATTGATTTTCAACTACGGCCGCCATGAAGTCCGCTGCTTCCTCATCGCCAACGCCCTGTCATGGTTTGACCGCTACCACATCGACGGCCTGCGCGTGGACGCCGTCGCCTCGATGCTCTATCTCGACTACTCGCGCAAGGAGGGCGAATGGATTCCCAACAAGTTCGGCGGACGCGAGAACCTCGACGCCATCGACTTCCTCCGCGAGACCAATCGCCTCGTCCACGAGTATTATCCCGGTGCGCTCATGATCGCGGAGGAGTCCACCGCCTTTGCCGGCATCTCGAAGCCCGTCGCCGAAGGCGGCATCGGCTTCGACTTCAAGTGGAACATGGGCTGGATGCACGACACGCTCAGCTTCTTCGAAAAAGATCCCGTCCACCGCCGCTGGCACCACAACGAACTCACCTTCGGCGCGCTCTACCAGTACTCGGAAAAGTTCGTGACTGTCTTTTCGCACGACGAGGTCGTGCACGGCAAGGGGTCGCTCCTCATGAAAATGGGCGCGGGCGACATTCCGGGGAAAGCGGCCAACCTGCGCGCGCTTTACGGCCACATGTGGACCTGGCCGGGCAAAAAGCTCCTCTTCATGGGCGGCGAGTTCGGGCAAAGCTCCGAGTGGGCCTACGCGCGCCAGCTCGACTGGCACCTGCTGCAATACCTGGACCACGACGGCATCCGTCTCCTTGTGCGCGATCTCAACCGCCTGTACCGGGACGAGCCCGCCCTGCACGCCACCGACCTGACGTCGAAAGGCTTTCGCTGGATCGCCGGCGACGACGCCGCGGCCAGCGTGATCGCGTTCCTGCGCATTTCGCCCGACGGGAAAACGAAGCTAGCGGTCGTCGGTCACTTCACGCCGCTCGTGCGCGAAGGCTACCGGATCGGCGTGCCTCACGGCGGCTGGTGGCAGGAAATCATGAACACCAACAGCGCCTGGTATGGCGGCACCGGCCTCGGCAACGACGGCGGCAAGCACGCCCAGCCGGTCGCCGCGCACGGTTTCGACGAGAGCCTCCTGCTCACCCTCCCGCCGATGAGCGTCACGGTGTTTCGCCACGCGGGGGACTGA
- a CDS encoding membrane protein: MQLTFWSYPFLFLTGLAAGLVDSIAGGGGIISLPVLLNLGLPVPVALGTNKLQSSFGSLTAAWHYSRQGVVDWRQCRVGVIATLAGAIAGFAAVQLVRTRFLEALIPWLLAAIVIYSIVRPQVGSQDHPPRMGRHTFFICFGLGLGFYDGFFGPGTGSFWTIALVAVMGFNFLKATAYTKIMNATSNVGSLVPFIAAGQVDFAAGLVMGAGQIAGARIGASLAVKRGARFVRPVFLAMVVAVMARLIWIRFTQ; encoded by the coding sequence GTGCAACTCACCTTCTGGAGTTATCCGTTTCTGTTTCTCACCGGCCTTGCCGCCGGGCTGGTGGATTCGATCGCGGGCGGCGGCGGGATCATCTCGCTGCCCGTCCTCCTCAACCTCGGACTGCCCGTGCCCGTCGCGCTCGGCACCAACAAGCTCCAGTCGAGCTTCGGCAGCCTCACCGCCGCCTGGCACTACTCGCGCCAGGGCGTGGTCGACTGGCGGCAATGCCGCGTCGGCGTGATCGCCACCCTCGCCGGAGCGATCGCCGGTTTCGCCGCGGTGCAACTCGTCCGCACCCGGTTTCTGGAGGCGCTCATCCCGTGGCTGCTCGCCGCCATCGTCATCTACAGCATCGTGCGTCCGCAAGTCGGCTCGCAGGATCATCCGCCGCGGATGGGAAGACACACTTTCTTTATCTGCTTCGGCCTCGGACTCGGATTCTATGACGGTTTTTTCGGGCCCGGCACCGGCTCGTTCTGGACCATCGCGCTGGTGGCGGTGATGGGCTTCAATTTTCTGAAAGCCACCGCGTACACGAAAATCATGAACGCCACCAGCAACGTCGGTTCGCTGGTGCCCTTCATCGCCGCAGGTCAGGTGGACTTCGCCGCGGGCCTGGTGATGGGCGCCGGCCAGATCGCCGGCGCACGCATCGGCGCGAGCCTCGCGGTGAAGCGCGGCGCGCGTTTCGTGCGCCCGGTTTTTCTGGCGATGGTCGTGGCCGTCATGGCGCGGCTGATCTGGATACGATTCACGCAGTAG
- a CDS encoding MFS transporter, which produces MSPATSSATSVPAVRPSVLREVLHPAVVVGALGYFVDIYDLTLFSIVRVPSLQSLGFAGDQLVKHGIWLLNLQMIGMLLGGIAFGILGDRVGRVTVLFSSILLYSAANIANGFVSTIEAYALWRFVAGFGLAGELGGSITLVSEVLSKERRAYGTALVATVGVLGAVVGGVVAELVDWRVSYFVGGGLGLALLALRVSVAESGMFRHMKTTATGISRGKFFSLFTSRARFGKYARCILIGLPSWFVVGVLVTFSPEFARTLEIRGEVRATVAVSILYLGLTLGDLASGLLTQWIGSRKKVVLGFILLTVAGVAVYFCSRGTPAWWFYTVIFCLGTGIGYWAVFVTIGAEQFGTNLRATVATTVPNFVRGAVVPITLAFRWCQQQFGLTTGALIVGAACLVIALWALSGLEETHGKDLDYFEPV; this is translated from the coding sequence ATGTCGCCCGCTACCTCTTCTGCCACATCCGTTCCCGCCGTCCGTCCATCCGTCCTGCGCGAGGTGCTGCACCCCGCCGTCGTCGTCGGTGCGCTCGGCTACTTTGTCGATATCTACGACCTCACGCTTTTCAGCATCGTGCGCGTGCCCAGCCTGCAAAGCCTGGGATTCGCCGGCGACCAGCTCGTGAAACACGGCATCTGGCTGCTCAACCTCCAGATGATCGGCATGCTGCTCGGCGGCATCGCTTTCGGCATCCTCGGCGACCGCGTGGGGCGCGTCACCGTGCTTTTCAGCTCCATCCTGCTCTACTCGGCGGCCAACATCGCCAACGGCTTCGTCTCCACCATCGAGGCCTATGCGCTGTGGCGGTTCGTCGCCGGTTTCGGCCTGGCCGGCGAACTCGGCGGAAGCATCACGCTCGTCTCCGAAGTGCTCTCGAAGGAGCGGCGGGCGTACGGCACCGCGCTCGTCGCCACGGTGGGCGTACTCGGGGCCGTCGTCGGTGGCGTCGTGGCCGAACTGGTCGACTGGCGCGTATCCTATTTTGTCGGCGGCGGGCTCGGGCTCGCGTTGCTGGCGTTGCGCGTGAGCGTGGCGGAATCGGGCATGTTCCGGCACATGAAAACCACCGCGACAGGCATCTCGCGCGGAAAGTTTTTCTCGCTGTTCACCAGCCGGGCGCGTTTCGGGAAATATGCGCGCTGCATCCTCATCGGCCTGCCGAGCTGGTTCGTGGTCGGCGTGCTGGTGACCTTTTCGCCGGAGTTCGCCCGGACGCTCGAAATCCGGGGCGAGGTGCGGGCGACGGTGGCCGTCTCCATCCTCTATCTCGGGCTCACGCTGGGCGACCTCGCCAGCGGACTGCTCACCCAGTGGATCGGCTCGCGCAAGAAAGTGGTGCTCGGCTTCATCCTGCTCACGGTGGCCGGCGTGGCCGTTTATTTCTGCTCGCGCGGCACGCCCGCCTGGTGGTTCTACACGGTGATTTTCTGCCTCGGCACGGGCATCGGTTACTGGGCGGTGTTCGTGACGATCGGCGCGGAGCAGTTCGGCACCAACCTGCGCGCCACCGTGGCGACGACGGTGCCCAATTTCGTGCGCGGCGCGGTCGTGCCGATCACGCTGGCGTTTCGCTGGTGCCAGCAACAGTTCGGCCTGACGACCGGCGCGCTGATCGTCGGCGCAGCCTGCCTCGTCATCGCGCTCTGGGCGCTCTCCGGGCTGGAGGAAACGCACGGCAAGGACCTCGACTACTTCGAGCCAGTGTGA
- a CDS encoding N-acetylglucosamine-6-phosphate deacetylase, whose amino-acid sequence MSVSVPFFDLQVNGYAGVDFQQDGLTPAALEHAMQALLAHGTGRILLTLITDSIDAMCARLEHIERLRQRSDLARRIVAGYHLEGPWLLPEPGYHGAHNPAVMKAPKLADFRRLHEASGEQIRLVTLAPEWPGSPEFIACLTEKRIRTAIGHSNAGDEEIDDAIAAGLTLCTHLGNGVPAQLHRHHNVIQRLLARDELTAVFIPDGIHVPPSVLRNFVRAKPPGKALFTSDCMAAAAAGPGRYTLGRIVTEVGLDGVVREPGKENFAGSALTMDHAANNVQAFLGWSREQAFAACSTGVAAALGL is encoded by the coding sequence ATGTCCGTTTCCGTTCCCTTCTTTGATCTTCAGGTCAACGGTTATGCCGGCGTCGATTTCCAGCAGGACGGCCTCACGCCGGCTGCGCTGGAGCATGCCATGCAGGCCCTGCTCGCGCACGGCACCGGGCGGATTCTGCTCACGCTGATCACCGATTCCATCGATGCGATGTGCGCCCGCCTCGAACACATCGAACGCCTCCGCCAGCGCAGCGACCTCGCCCGGCGGATCGTCGCCGGTTATCACCTCGAAGGTCCGTGGCTGTTGCCCGAACCGGGTTATCACGGCGCGCACAATCCCGCCGTCATGAAGGCCCCGAAGCTGGCCGACTTTCGCCGGCTCCACGAGGCCTCGGGCGAACAGATCCGCCTCGTCACGCTCGCGCCCGAATGGCCCGGCTCGCCCGAGTTCATCGCGTGCCTCACGGAAAAACGGATACGCACCGCCATCGGCCATTCCAATGCCGGCGATGAGGAAATCGACGACGCCATCGCCGCCGGCCTCACCCTGTGCACACACCTCGGCAACGGCGTGCCCGCGCAGCTCCATCGCCACCACAACGTCATCCAGCGCCTCCTCGCGCGCGACGAGCTGACGGCGGTCTTCATCCCCGACGGCATCCATGTGCCGCCTTCCGTTCTCCGCAATTTCGTGCGCGCCAAGCCTCCCGGCAAGGCGCTCTTCACGAGCGACTGCATGGCCGCCGCGGCCGCCGGCCCGGGCCGCTACACGCTCGGGCGCATCGTCACGGAAGTCGGGCTCGACGGCGTCGTCCGGGAGCCGGGCAAGGAAAACTTCGCCGGCTCCGCCCTCACGATGGACCACGCCGCCAACAACGTGCAGGCCTTCCTCGGCTGGAGCCGCGAACAGGCGTTCGCCGCCTGCTCGACCGGCGTCGCCGCCGCGCTCGGCCTGTAA
- a CDS encoding glucosamine-6-phosphate isomerase produces MSDIVTTLPSRPVTAIFPDRRAMGEAAARLVQDEIARVVATKGSARIIMACAPSQNDYYAALIPLARATPEVWEKVHVFHMDDYVGLTADHEQSFRNYLKKHFLDHVEVASFSPLQAEAADIAAEARRYDAALAAAPIDIISMGIGENGHIAFNDPPVADFNDPVRVKVVELDPVCRQQQVNDGCFPTVADVPKHALSLTLPVFANAGLLACIVPTVRKAQAVRDTLFAPVGTACPATLLRQHPRAHLFIDADAASLLPKR; encoded by the coding sequence ATGTCCGACATCGTCACCACCCTTCCTTCCCGGCCGGTCACGGCCATTTTCCCCGACCGCCGCGCCATGGGCGAGGCCGCCGCCCGGCTCGTGCAGGACGAGATCGCACGCGTCGTCGCCACCAAGGGCTCGGCCCGCATCATCATGGCCTGCGCCCCGTCGCAGAACGACTACTACGCCGCGCTCATCCCGCTCGCCAGGGCGACGCCCGAGGTCTGGGAAAAGGTCCACGTCTTCCACATGGACGACTACGTGGGGCTCACCGCCGACCACGAGCAGAGTTTCCGCAACTACCTCAAAAAACACTTCCTCGATCACGTCGAGGTGGCTTCCTTCAGTCCGCTCCAGGCCGAGGCCGCCGACATCGCCGCCGAGGCGCGCCGTTACGACGCTGCTCTCGCCGCCGCGCCGATCGACATCATCAGCATGGGCATCGGCGAAAACGGGCACATCGCCTTCAACGATCCGCCGGTCGCCGATTTCAACGATCCTGTGCGCGTCAAGGTCGTGGAGCTCGATCCCGTCTGCCGCCAGCAGCAGGTCAACGACGGCTGTTTCCCGACCGTGGCCGACGTGCCGAAGCACGCGCTGAGCCTCACGCTGCCGGTTTTCGCCAACGCCGGCCTGCTCGCCTGCATCGTGCCCACCGTCCGCAAGGCGCAAGCCGTGCGCGACACCCTGTTCGCGCCGGTCGGCACCGCCTGCCCCGCCACGCTGCTCCGCCAGCATCCCCGCGCCCACCTCTTCATCGACGCCGACGCCGCCTCGCTGCTGCCGAAACGGTAA
- a CDS encoding oxidoreductase has protein sequence MSSSSLRLAMLGMIPGNGHPYSWSAIVNGYNADAMRCCPYPVIQEYLSREPAGSVGIEDARVTHVWTDNPAEAASVAQAARIPNVVTRPEDVIGQVDAVLVAVDDGDDHVWRVHPFVEAGIPVFVDKPLATNFADLSRFDAWARQGARLTSSSGLRYAPEIAEAGSDTAREALGELRWITSVTCKTWERYGIHALEAVEPLLGPGFLDVSLRAQDDRQIATLTHRSRVPVTLSILGDAYGSFGTVNLFGTKTSRTIRLADTYRAFRGQLLAFIDYVRTGRPPVPYEETRELMLVLLAGIRSRESGGIPVPVSAMADELAETETPQVPASR, from the coding sequence ATGAGCTCTTCCTCTCTCCGCCTTGCCATGCTCGGGATGATTCCGGGCAACGGGCATCCGTATTCCTGGTCGGCCATCGTCAACGGCTACAATGCCGATGCGATGCGGTGTTGTCCCTATCCCGTCATTCAGGAATACCTCTCGCGTGAGCCGGCCGGCTCGGTCGGGATCGAGGATGCGAGGGTCACGCATGTGTGGACGGACAACCCGGCGGAGGCAGCGTCCGTGGCACAGGCCGCCCGCATCCCGAACGTTGTGACAAGGCCGGAGGACGTCATCGGGCAGGTCGATGCCGTGCTTGTCGCGGTTGACGACGGTGACGATCACGTGTGGCGGGTGCATCCGTTTGTGGAGGCGGGGATCCCGGTTTTCGTCGACAAGCCGCTGGCCACAAATTTCGCCGATTTGTCCCGGTTCGACGCTTGGGCAAGACAGGGGGCGCGCCTCACTTCGTCGAGTGGTCTGCGCTACGCGCCGGAGATCGCGGAGGCCGGATCGGATACTGCCCGCGAAGCACTGGGCGAACTGCGCTGGATCACCAGCGTGACCTGCAAGACCTGGGAGCGCTACGGCATCCACGCGCTCGAAGCGGTCGAACCGCTGCTGGGACCGGGCTTCCTCGACGTGAGCCTGCGCGCACAGGACGACCGCCAGATCGCCACCCTGACGCATCGTTCCCGTGTGCCGGTGACCCTGTCCATTCTCGGCGATGCCTACGGCAGCTTTGGCACGGTCAATTTGTTCGGAACAAAAACGTCGCGAACGATTCGCCTGGCCGACACCTACCGTGCGTTTCGCGGCCAGTTGCTGGCGTTCATCGATTACGTGCGCACCGGCCGTCCGCCCGTGCCTTACGAGGAAACGAGGGAACTGATGCTCGTCCTCCTCGCCGGCATCCGGAGCAGGGAATCGGGCGGCATCCCGGTGCCTGTCTCCGCCATGGCGGATGAACTGGCCGAAACTGAAACGCCGCAGGTCCCCGCGTCCCGGTAA
- a CDS encoding short-chain dehydrogenase, with protein MPTILDRFSLKGKVILLTGGSGLYGRGLAADLAEAGAELVIASRNKEACEKVAAEEQARGYRACAARLDQGDESSVIALRDGILDRFGCVDGVVNNSAARPMVGPEERASEQFAESMRVNATGLYLMHRYFGDVMARSGSGSIVNIGSIQGHVGPSLSLYEGLSMPPPPPDYFFHKGGMLNLARYYAGVLGPRGVRVNCVSPGGFQAAQAPGFVRRYAAQTMLGRMGNRTDLGGAVVFLLSDASSYITGTSLAVDGGYLAK; from the coding sequence ATGCCGACCATTCTCGACCGATTCAGCCTCAAGGGAAAAGTGATCCTGCTCACCGGCGGGAGCGGCCTTTACGGGCGCGGGCTTGCCGCCGATCTGGCGGAAGCCGGCGCCGAACTGGTCATCGCATCGCGCAACAAGGAAGCCTGCGAAAAAGTCGCCGCCGAGGAGCAGGCACGAGGATATCGGGCTTGCGCCGCCCGGCTGGACCAGGGCGACGAATCATCCGTCATCGCCTTGCGCGACGGGATACTCGACCGTTTCGGGTGTGTGGACGGGGTGGTCAACAATTCCGCCGCCCGCCCGATGGTCGGACCGGAGGAGCGCGCTTCGGAACAATTCGCCGAGTCCATGCGCGTCAATGCCACCGGGCTCTACCTGATGCATCGTTATTTTGGCGACGTCATGGCCAGGTCCGGATCGGGAAGCATCGTCAACATCGGTTCGATCCAGGGACATGTCGGCCCGTCGCTCTCGCTCTACGAGGGACTCTCCATGCCGCCCCCGCCCCCTGATTATTTTTTCCACAAGGGCGGCATGCTCAACCTTGCGCGGTATTATGCGGGCGTGCTGGGGCCGCGCGGCGTCCGTGTCAATTGCGTGTCACCCGGCGGATTCCAGGCAGCGCAAGCGCCCGGGTTTGTCCGACGCTATGCCGCGCAGACGATGCTGGGCCGCATGGGCAACAGGACCGATCTGGGCGGCGCCGTGGTCTTCCTGCTCAGCGACGCTTCCTCCTACATCACCGGGACCAGCCTCGCGGTGGACGGCGGCTATCTGGCGAAGTGA